A stretch of Paracoccus seriniphilus DNA encodes these proteins:
- a CDS encoding LysR family transcriptional regulator produces the protein MELKWLEDFVALASTGSFSRAAEIRNVTQSAFSRRIKQLETWLGADLVSRATLPAELTPEGISFLPVAQSAIRTMQEARAATQAARPQARPVLNIAALQTLTVTRLPRWLEQLEQHLPTARTRLIPDRGGIEANLDALVDGEADLLLTYAHPYVPMLLDPRQFDWITLDRDIILPVMAPEPGRKGSMTCDAVRAVFAGTAQQDIPYLDYGNASFFGTALQRLFARRVLPRRVMHENAMCIGLRALALEGRGICWLPQSLIASDLTAGRLVTVSSDPQWQLEIDIRLYRCRAPQHQTGVTDRLWDRLQGAAISDSPAGRRG, from the coding sequence TTGGAACTGAAATGGTTGGAAGATTTTGTCGCTCTGGCCTCGACCGGCAGTTTTTCCCGTGCCGCCGAAATCCGCAATGTCACCCAATCGGCCTTCAGTCGTCGCATCAAGCAACTGGAGACATGGCTGGGTGCGGATCTCGTCAGTCGCGCCACCTTGCCCGCCGAACTGACGCCCGAGGGAATATCCTTTCTGCCCGTGGCGCAAAGCGCCATCCGCACGATGCAGGAAGCCCGCGCCGCCACCCAGGCCGCCCGTCCGCAGGCGCGTCCGGTGCTGAACATTGCCGCCCTGCAGACGCTGACAGTCACCCGGTTGCCCCGATGGCTGGAACAGCTTGAGCAGCATCTGCCCACCGCACGCACGAGGCTGATCCCGGATCGCGGCGGCATCGAGGCCAATCTGGACGCTCTGGTCGATGGCGAAGCCGACCTGCTGCTGACCTATGCCCATCCCTATGTTCCCATGTTGCTGGACCCGCGCCAGTTCGACTGGATCACATTGGATCGCGATATCATCCTGCCGGTCATGGCACCGGAACCGGGTCGCAAAGGCTCCATGACCTGCGATGCGGTTCGCGCGGTCTTTGCCGGCACGGCACAGCAGGACATCCCCTATCTGGATTACGGCAACGCCTCTTTCTTTGGCACCGCGCTGCAACGGCTGTTTGCCCGTCGCGTCCTGCCGCGCAGGGTCATGCATGAGAATGCCATGTGCATCGGCTTGCGCGCGCTGGCACTGGAAGGGCGCGGGATCTGCTGGCTGCCCCAATCGCTGATCGCCAGCGATCTGACGGCCGGGCGACTGGTCACGGTGTCCTCCGACCCGCAATGGCAACTGGAGATCGACATCCGCCTGTATCGCTGTCGTGCGCCGCAGCACCAGACTGGCGTGACAGACCGGCTTTGGGACAGGCTGCAAGGTGCCGCCATCTCCGACAGCCCTGCGGGACGACGCGGCTGA